CCTGCCGGGGGGCGTGCCGGTCGTGGCGGTGAGGCGGGGCCAGCCCTAGAGGTAACCCTGCGGCCCTTGGGAAATCGCTACGCGGTGATCGAACTGCCTGAGGTGTCTGCCGAGTTGAGGGCAGCGGTGCAGCAGCGGTTGCAACGGCCCTATGTGGAAGCTACCCTGCCGGTGCTCAGCCGCAGCGGCGAGGAGGACACAATCATTCTGCCCAATGAAATTGTGGTCAGTTTCGAGCCCGATGCCCCTGCCAGCCAGGTGCAGCTGACCCTGAGTCGTTATGGCCTGGAAGAGGTGCGGCCCTTGCGCTTTAGCCAAAACCGCTATCTGGTCAGCCGTCGCGATGGGGCTGGGCTACAGGTGCTGAACGTAGCCAATCAACTGAATGGAGTAGCGGGGATTCAGTCGGCTACCCCCAATTTTGTGCAGACGCTGCCCTACCGAGCCGTGCCCCAGAGTCTGGAGCAGCTTGCGATCGCATCTTCCCGGCCCAACCCCCCCTTAGATAATCTCTTGGCCCGGCTATCTGGCCCTCGGGACTGGCCCGTAGCCACCGATTTATTCCCCCTGCACTGGCACCTCGACAGCACCGCCTTTCGCGGCACCCGCCAACCCCGCACTGACATTCGGGTGACTGAGGCCTGGTCCCAAGGCAGCCAAGGAGAGGGCGTCGTCGTCGCCGTCATCGACAGCCTGATCCAGTGGGACCATCCTGATCTGGCCGATAACCTCTATGCCATTGCCGAAGACCAAGCCGGTCGTCTGCCCGGCGAAGTCCATGGCTGGGATTTCTCGAACCGGGACACCACCTGCCAGGCCGACCGTTGCGCTGTCGGTGACCCCGACACTCGCATCAGTGATGCCGAGTTAGACTTGGTGCGCACCGACTTTCAAAATACCTTTACCCTCTCCGATGGCGAGCTGCTACAAACTTACCGGGGATTGGCCAATCGCATTGCTAATGCCCGTCCAAAGTGGTCACAGCGGCAGATTGCCAATGTCATCCGTGGCTACATTCAGGGAGACATTATGGCCGAATTCCACGGCACCTGGTCTAGCGGGGTAGTGGCGGCCAACCCCGGTAGTGCTCGCGGTGCTGTCGGCGTGGCTCCAGAGGCCGAGATCTTGCCGGTACGGGTGTTTGGCCTCGGTGGCGAAATCACCGTGGCTGCCCTGGTGGAAGCCATTGGCTATGCTGCTGAGCGGGGGGTCGATGTGATCAACCTGAGCCTAGGGGGATTGCTACCGGATCGGGAGCTGACCGACCAGATTATGGCCGTGTTGGATGCCCACCCTGACCTAGTGATTGTGGCCTCAGCTGGTAATGACAGCCTGGATGGTGTCGGGTTCCCGGCGGCGATTCCAGCGGTGATTTCCGTGGGGGCCACCACCCTCGAGGGCGAGCGTACCGTCTATAGCAGTTACGGAGGCGGCCTGGATGTGGTTGCTCCTGGCGGTGACATTAGCCAGGTGCCCATGTATGGCATTCTCACCACTGGCGGCACCTGGGTGCCTGGCTTCTGGCAAGGGATCGAGCAGCCTATCCACCCTTGGAGTTTAGGGTTGGATCCCTTGGGGCATTACGTACAGGTGCAGGGCACCTCCTTCTCGGCTCCTGCCACTACTGGGACGGTAGCGCTGATGCTGGCAGCCAATGGCGATCTGACCCGAGCCCAGGTCAGCCAGATTTTACAGACCACTGCCGATTACGAGGGATTGGCCCTGACCCAGTCAGAGATGAATCAGTATCGCCTGCAGGCAGCGGTGGGCCTAGGTACGGTGGTGGAGAACCAGGTGTTGCGACCCACGGGCATTTTTAGCTTTCCGGAGCCGATTTCCCCGGAGCAGTATTACTTCGGTGGGGGACTAGTGAATGCCGCCGCCGCTGTGGAGCAAGCCCGGAAACTACGCTGAGTGGGCAGATAAAGTGACCATGGCCGCAGCCTCGGCGATGGATGATGCCTAGTCTGCGGCGATGAACGCCCAGGGCGATGGGGGCAATGGCGGGTAGGTGCTCAGTTGCGATCGCATGCCCCCCAGTCAGATCAACCCATACTCCCAGCCATCGACAGGATGACCGGCTCCTGCAACACCATCGCTCTCCAAGCATCGCCAACAGACAGGGGAATCAAATTGGTTATCGTGGGCGCCCTGGGCAATTTATCGATTATTGTGAAATTGGCACAAAATCGTAGCCAGTGCCAGAACGCGATGGATTAGCCGGCTGCACCTCAACCAGCTGCAAACCCCCTCTGCGGTCACCGGCAGGAGTAAAGCGGATCGGCCCTTGCACCCCCTCAGCCTCAAAGGTGTCACTGGCCAAGGCTTGCTGAATACCGGTGCGGGAAGGGGCTTGAGCAATCGCCTCAATCAAAGCTTGGGACGCATCATAGGCCATTGCCGTGGCCCAATTGACATCGGCTCCCCAAAGTTGTCGGGACGCCTGGACAAAGGGGGCATTGGGATCGCCCTGAATATGCCACGGGATCGGCAGCACCATACCAACCGCATTTTGCCCACTCACTTCTAACGTCTTGAGACCATATAGATTGCCGATATCCCCCACCAACTGCAACCGACGCTGATTGACGGTGACCAGCTGTAAGGCCCGATCGACAGTATCGGGCGAGGGGATTAAGGTCAACGCGCCAGCAGCTTGATCTAGGGCATCCTGAATCAAGCGCTGGGGTCTAAAGCCAGAGGTACTCAAATCCCATTCCCCCACCACTTGCCCACCTCGAGCAGAAACCGCCGACACAAACTCGGTTTTCAGAGACTGGCTGTATTGACTGGTGGGATCGTGGGCAACAATCATATTCCTAATAGATGCTTGGCTCAGCAGATAATCAGCCATTGTTCTACCGACAATGGCATTATTGGGAATAATGCGAAAGACATAATCGCTAATCCCTGAAATGTCAGGGCTGGTGCTGACTGGACTAATTAATACCAGCTGATTGTCTGCATAAATTGGTGCCACTGCCAGAGTAACTTGACTGCTCCAGTGTCCCATTACCGCCAATATGTCTGAATTAGTAGCCAATTCGGAGATCACTTGGCGGGCAATATTGGGATCATCATTATCATCCGCGACAATCAGCTTCAAAGGTTCACCATTAATCCCTCCCCTTTGATTGACTTCATGCTGAGCCTGGGCAAAGCCTCGCAGCATTTCGAGGGAAAAGGGAGCCGTATTGACGTCAACAGGCACTAAAACAGCCACCTGATGAGCGGAGCCATCGCCAATCTCGGCATTATTCAGATAGATAAGCGTTTCAGGATCATTGCGATAGAGCTGTCTTGCCGATCTAAAAGCCTGCGCTGCCTGCTCAAACTCGCCATTGGCTAATGCTCGTACCCCCTGCTGTTTGGCGGAACCAAAGGCAGGATTTTCGATGCCCAACGCGTCGGTAGAAATGAGAATATGCTCACCAGCGCTAATCCGTGATTCTTCGGTAACCGCTGGGTCAGGAGTAGACCCTGAACTGGTAATAGACTCTGTGTCAGTCTCTCCTTGCCGATTAAAGAACCAATACCCACCCCCAACGATAGCTAAACCAATCAGAATATAAACAATGGGAGGGGGACCCTTTGAACGCCGAACCATAAATAAAAATTGTAATACTCTAAATCCTGCCTTAGCTGGCAATGATCATATGGCCGTTTGGTTGATCATGCAAATGCTTATCAGCTTGATAAGATCATAAGTCAGTGGTATTGCCAGCAAAATATAGTTGTTTTCCTGGAGTATAGCCACTGCAACAGAAACGTTGTTGCAGTTATTGACTCGAAGATTCGGGATCGATAAATGGCTTGTCATTCATGGCATTGGTCCTCTGCGGCGACTCAGTTAGCTCAGAATTTCGAAGTTTTTTTAACCGTTTTTCAACCTGATCATTCAATGTCATTTTTTCAATGTCAGCTTGCAACTGGTCCTGGGGATCCTCTGACAGCTCGGCATACGCCTCTTCATAAAATGACCGATCTTCAACGACCGCTTTGGCCGCTTCAAACTGTGATTGCGATGACTGGATGTTGAGACTGTCATTGGTCTCTGCTACCAGTCGCAACGCTTCATTGATTTCAGCCATATCCTTCATATGCTGGAATTCAAATTTATAGGCCTCCAGCCGCATGCGTTCGCGATCGAGTTTTTCTTTAGACTGGTTGACTAATGCTTCAACTTGCCGCACTCGTTGCTCTAGCTGGGGTAGGAATCGCTCGATTTGTAAGGCACGGGTCATGGCCAGACGGGCTGCTTCTATATTACCTAACTGCTGCGCCAGAACGGCTTCATGCTCAGCATCTTGCAGTTCTTTGACTTTGATTTCGTATTTTTTCTTGGCCCGCTCGTAACTAGCTGCTTGGGTAGATACAGCCTGTGAGAGCTGCTGAACAGACGTCTGCATGGAGCGTAGAGATTCTTCGGCCGCATTAACAGCACCTTGACTATCCGCTTCTATTGGTCTGCCCCACAACCAGTTCCAGCTAATGACTACGACTCGACCCGCTCGCTCTCCCATCAGCCAGTAGACAAATTTCTTCATGGAGTTGCTCCTTATATTGTTTAAGTCGCTGAAGTTGTCGGCTGTTATTGTCTACTGTCGAGTTCCAGGTCAGAAGCTAACCAGCCTCACCCCAGGCTAAGCAGAAGGCTTTGCGGCTAAGGCCGCCTTGGGATAGGCGATACGCTTGTGGTTGTATTGCTGCCACACTTGCACGAAGATGTCGGCAATGATGCGCATATGCTCCCGGGTTAAGCCTGAATCCACCAGCTGATCATCTTTCCAACGAGCTCGCAAGATTCGGTTGACCATGGTTAGAGCCTCTTCAGGCGTCGCCTCCTTCAGAGAGCGCAACGCCGCTTCGCAAGAGTCGGCCAGCATGACAATCCCCGTTTCCGGTGATTGGGGAATGGGACCGTCATAGCGGAAGTCTTCTTCCCGCACCACCAAGGTAGCGTCCTCAGCCGCCCGTTCTTTAGCCTGATGATAGAAATAGCTGATCAGCATGGTGCCCTGGTGTTCTGGGATAAAGGCCCGCAGTGCCTTGGGCAGGCGGCACTTGCGGGCCATGACAATGCCT
This portion of the Halomicronema hongdechloris C2206 genome encodes:
- a CDS encoding S8 family peptidase, encoding MRPLFSGLLLTGLTLSALSMLPPRAPGGDLTGSVSVAPAQAQTREDELYYTFYGQRVPLTLRQDQIAVALKSQPSGARGGPSPFQQLQHNLLGRPAGGRAGRGGEAGPALEVTLRPLGNRYAVIELPEVSAELRAAVQQRLQRPYVEATLPVLSRSGEEDTIILPNEIVVSFEPDAPASQVQLTLSRYGLEEVRPLRFSQNRYLVSRRDGAGLQVLNVANQLNGVAGIQSATPNFVQTLPYRAVPQSLEQLAIASSRPNPPLDNLLARLSGPRDWPVATDLFPLHWHLDSTAFRGTRQPRTDIRVTEAWSQGSQGEGVVVAVIDSLIQWDHPDLADNLYAIAEDQAGRLPGEVHGWDFSNRDTTCQADRCAVGDPDTRISDAELDLVRTDFQNTFTLSDGELLQTYRGLANRIANARPKWSQRQIANVIRGYIQGDIMAEFHGTWSSGVVAANPGSARGAVGVAPEAEILPVRVFGLGGEITVAALVEAIGYAAERGVDVINLSLGGLLPDRELTDQIMAVLDAHPDLVIVASAGNDSLDGVGFPAAIPAVISVGATTLEGERTVYSSYGGGLDVVAPGGDISQVPMYGILTTGGTWVPGFWQGIEQPIHPWSLGLDPLGHYVQVQGTSFSAPATTGTVALMLAANGDLTRAQVSQILQTTADYEGLALTQSEMNQYRLQAAVGLGTVVENQVLRPTGIFSFPEPISPEQYYFGGGLVNAAAAVEQARKLR
- a CDS encoding PspA/IM30 family protein, whose amino-acid sequence is MKKFVYWLMGERAGRVVVISWNWLWGRPIEADSQGAVNAAEESLRSMQTSVQQLSQAVSTQAASYERAKKKYEIKVKELQDAEHEAVLAQQLGNIEAARLAMTRALQIERFLPQLEQRVRQVEALVNQSKEKLDRERMRLEAYKFEFQHMKDMAEINEALRLVAETNDSLNIQSSQSQFEAAKAVVEDRSFYEEAYAELSEDPQDQLQADIEKMTLNDQVEKRLKKLRNSELTESPQRTNAMNDKPFIDPESSSQ
- a CDS encoding ABC transporter substrate-binding protein, encoding MVRRSKGPPPIVYILIGLAIVGGGYWFFNRQGETDTESITSSGSTPDPAVTEESRISAGEHILISTDALGIENPAFGSAKQQGVRALANGEFEQAAQAFRSARQLYRNDPETLIYLNNAEIGDGSAHQVAVLVPVDVNTAPFSLEMLRGFAQAQHEVNQRGGINGEPLKLIVADDNDDPNIARQVISELATNSDILAVMGHWSSQVTLAVAPIYADNQLVLISPVSTSPDISGISDYVFRIIPNNAIVGRTMADYLLSQASIRNMIVAHDPTSQYSQSLKTEFVSAVSARGGQVVGEWDLSTSGFRPQRLIQDALDQAAGALTLIPSPDTVDRALQLVTVNQRRLQLVGDIGNLYGLKTLEVSGQNAVGMVLPIPWHIQGDPNAPFVQASRQLWGADVNWATAMAYDASQALIEAIAQAPSRTGIQQALASDTFEAEGVQGPIRFTPAGDRRGGLQLVEVQPANPSRSGTGYDFVPISQ